A portion of the Cryptomeria japonica chromosome 5, Sugi_1.0, whole genome shotgun sequence genome contains these proteins:
- the LOC131049771 gene encoding replication protein A 70 kDa DNA-binding subunit A-like, which translates to MLGRETPPPTKLALKFGADLPSPQNGPFENISPIKSLNPYQNNWTIKGCVTNKRKMHKYNTPKRNGQVFSFDIIDEEGCEIRITSFDEIVELHYHRIEQGASYVLSKGTVKDANKVYNKLNSQLEIILTETSVLKRCVPDAVGPDKKTRFTPIDELLTTTNNTLIDVIGVVVNVREISVIRRKDGSVVNKRIVKINDMSTLTIDVNLWGPSSKQLGNDLKNMHTFGTFVILAVQNARVGYFNGKVINASASTAFEINPSIPEAEPLRLRGPIQQSLNPHPSALHHKNNQYQRMSIASILQHLSVMSEAIETTITAVLRFIKEDPFYYTACPL; encoded by the coding sequence ATGTTGGGTCGAGAAACCCCGCCACCCACTAAACTTGCTCTTAAATTCGGTGCAGATTTGCCTTCCCCACAAAATGGTCCTTTTGAAAATATCAGCCCTATTAAAAGCTTGAACCCTTACCAAAACAATTGGACCATAAAAGGTTGCGTAACAAATAAGAGGAAGATGCATAAATATAACACACCAAAACGCAATGGGCAGGTTTTTAGTTTTGATATTATAGACGAAGAGGGTTGTGAAATTAGAATCACTTCCTTTGACGAAATTGTTGAATTACACTATCATCGAATCGAGCAAGGAGCTTCATATGTTCTGTCCAAAGGTACAGTGAAAGATGCAAACAAGGTGTACAATAAACTTAACAGCCAGCTTGAGATTATCTTGACTGAAACTTCAGTTTTGAAGCGTTGTGTCCCTGATGCTGTTGGGCCTGATAAAAAAACCCGCTTCACCCCTATTGATGAACTTCTCACCACTACCAACAATACTTTGATtgatgttattggtgttgttgtcAATGTCAGAGAGATCTCTGTAATTCGTAGAAAGGATGGCTCTGTTGTAAACAAGAGAATAGTAAAAATAAATGATATGTCAACTTTGACAATAGATGTTAACCTTTGGGGCCCATCCTCAAAACAACTAGGCAATGACTTAAAGAATATGCATACATTTGGAACATTTGTCATCCTTGCTGTTCAAAATGCAAGGGTTGGTTATTTCAATGGAAAAGTCATAAATGCATCAGCGTCCACAGCTTTTGAAATCAACCCTTCTATTCCTGAAGCTGAGCCCCTCCGTTTAAGAGGCCCTATCCAACAAAGCCTTAATCCACATCCTTCAGCTCTCCATCACAAAAATAACCAGTATCAAAGAATGTCAATTGCATCCATCCTGCAGCACCTTAGCGTTATGTCTGAAGCCATTGAGACTACTATTACAGCTGTGTTGCGCTTCATAAAGGAAGACCCCTTTTACTATACAGCTTGCCCATTGTAA
- the LOC131049770 gene encoding uncharacterized protein LOC131049770 — translation MIHQLGAPTLFFTLSAADTKWPELHKLFPPNLSPEFQSTKKQFIQNIVHNPHVTTLFLHFRFTIFCEEIIDKLFKAKDHWYRYEWQHRGSAHIHGFLWLPNALDMDKVDWSNHEVVQSANSFFDRYVTTWNPCNQIGQANRLHTASLFDPCMADTNQILSTDPLSNYEELVNVVQRHTKCFAHTCLKKKGSTLHCHYKAPWLEQDFSTLIVDTANNPSHEPARNDSHLNIHNPIMLAIWRANIDCQLVCSKMAVIQYISKYAAKTEQKLVGYVDILKKIVATTNTQDTILLTYQKFMMGIVADRDISAQETCHMLQKLPLISCSRYFVSLNVNRKALHRIVEQNDNAELSKSYISAYMERPIELESISLIQSAQQFSYNTQWKKHQWQKLQKQAIVNVYPYFKTSPPEVDDNFEAYCWSELLLYKPFHNIPTDIGTSPAQIIANWKLLYIHGYTHWHIYGIEHECRTENDIDFDGDTFLYSHNEDQYEWEYLSQMGASNKINVNDLQMLGRHDYDINFDWHAPYPTDPLHHTAVTFISTNKINCQPSILQPASPPTTSFPLASKQKIALELILAHYASPGTPPPLHMLIQGTAGTGKSYLIQYIRNRLNLSTNIQLNPLLVLAPTDVSAYNIQATTIHAALCIPLRDMQPLTGQSLMLFQEQYKHLQYILIDEMSFLGPKLLLKIDNKLRQAFPRQQREPFGGLSIILVGDLNQLPPVMDKPLYASHSTTLALWRSFQTVVTLDTSFRQQGASNIQQQFCAIL, via the coding sequence ATGATACACCAATTGGGAGCACCTACATTATTCTTCACATTAAGTGCAGCTGATACCAAATGGCCAGAACTACATAAATTGTTTCCACCTAACTTGTCTCCAGAATTCCAATCCACGAAGAAGCAATTTATACAAAACATTGTCCACAATCCACATGTCACAACATTGTTTTTGCATTTTAGATTCACAATATTCTGTGAGGAGATTATTGACAAGCTTTTCAAAGCTAAAGACCATTGGTACAGGTACGAATGGCAACATCGTGGGTCCGCACATATACATGGCTTCTTGTGGTTACCAAATGCTCTTGATATGGACAAAGTAGACTGGTCTAACCATGAAGTTGTCCAATCAGCTAATTCCTTTTTTGACAGGTATGTCACAACATGGAATCCTTGCAACCAAATTGGCCAAGCCAACAGACTGCACACTGCTTCACTCTTTGATCCCTGCATGGCTGATACAAACCAAATTCTATCCACTGACCCTCTCTCTAACTATGAGGAACTCGTCAATGTTGTTCAGCGACATACAAAATGTTTTGCCCACACTTGCTTAAAAAAAAAAGGCTCAACCCTCCATTGTCACTACAAAGCACCTTGGCTCGAGCAAGATTTTTCAACACTAATTGTTGATACTGCCAACAACCCATCACATGAACCAGCAAGAAATGACAGTCATTTGAACATTCACAATCCAATCATGCTTGCAATATGGCGTGCAAATATTGATTGCCAGCTCGTTTGTTCCAAAATGGCTGTCATACAATATATCTCTAAATATGCTGCAAAAACAGAACAAAAGTTAGTAGGCTATGTTGACATCCTAAAGAAAATAGTTGCTACAACTAATACGCAAGATACCATCTTGCTGACATACCAAAAATTCATGATGGGGATAGTTGCTGATCGTGACATCAGTGCAcaagaaacttgccatatgttGCAAAAACTCCCATTGATAAGTTGTAGCCGATATTTTGTCTCCCTTAATGTCAATAGAAAGGCCCTCCATCGAATTGTTGAACAAAATGACAATGCCGAACTTTCCAAATCTTATATTTCTGCTTATATGGAAAGACCTATTGAATTGGAAAGCATCTCGTTGATACAATCAGCACAACAATTTTCATACAACACCCAATGGAAAAAGCATCAATGGCAAAAACTccaaaaacaagcaattgtcaatgTCTACCCGTATTTTAAAACCTCTCCACCTGAGGTTGATGACAACTTTGAAGCCTACTGTTGGAGTGAGCTTCTCTTATACAAACCATTTCACAATATTCCAACAGATATAGGTACATCACCTGCTCAAATCATTGCAAATTGGAAGCTATTGTACATACATGGTTACACACATTGGCATATTTATGGAATAGAACATGAATGCAGAACTGAAAATGACATCGACTTTGATGGTGATACTTTCTTATATTCACACAATGAAGACCAATATGAATGGGAATACCTTTCCCAAATGGGTGCTTCAAACAAAATCAAtgtaaatgatctccaaatgctggGTAGACACGATTACGATATTAACTTTGATTGGCATGCCCCTTATCCCACTGATCCACTTCATCATACTGCTGTTACCTTCATTTCCACTAATAAAATAAATTGCCAGCCTAGCATTCTCCAGCCAGCTTCTCCTCCCACTACTTCATTCCCCTTAGCATCAAAACAAAAAATTGCACTTGAACTCATTCTTGCCCATTATGCATCTCCTGGAACCCCGCCTCCACTCCATATGCTTATACAAGGCACTGCAGGCACTGGTAAATCATATTTGATACAATACATTAGAAATAGACTTAACCTTTCCACAAATATACAACTCAATCCTTTGCTTGTGCTTGCCCCAACCGACGTTTCtgcatataatatccaagcaacaACTATTCATGCTGCCCTGTGCATCCCCCTTAGAGATATGCAACCTTTAACAGGACAGTCTTTGATGCTCTTCCAAGAACAATACAAACACTTACAATATATACTAATTGATGAGATGAGCTTTTTGGGTCCTAAATTGCTTTTGAAAATTGACAACAAATTACGTCAGGCATTCCCTCGCCAGCAACGCGAACCATTTGGAGGCCTCTCAATCATCCTTGTAGGCGACCTCAACCAACTACCTCCAGTGATGGACAAGCCTTTGTATGCCTCGCATTCTACAACCCTTGCATTATGGCGCTCCTTTCAAACTGTTGTTACCTTAGATACAAGTTTCCGACAACAAGGTGCCTCAAACATCCAACAACAATTTTGTGCTATCTTGTAA